The Acidobacteriota bacterium DNA window CATGCGGTTGTTGAACAGCGCCAGCAGGGACACTCGCACTCAAGGCCTCCTTGAGACATCGCCTCAGCGTTAGTTTCGCCTCCTTGAATTGCCTCGCCCGGTGGCCGTTTGCCCCCGACGGATGCGGAAATCTATACAGAATTCTACCGTCCGGGATGCTCCGTTCGAGCTCCAGTATTTCATCTCCAGTATTTCCAAGAGTTTGGCAAACAGGCAGAAGCCCGTCCGATCCCACGTCACGAGCT harbors:
- the tnpB gene encoding IS66 family insertion sequence element accessory protein TnpB (TnpB, as the term is used for proteins encoded by IS66 family insertion elements, is considered an accessory protein, since TnpC, encoded by a neighboring gene, is a DDE family transposase.), whose product is MFLAERPRRILAYRDPVDMRKSFDGLVALVKSVLEEDPLSGTLFVFFNRRGNDLKLVTWDRTGFCLFAKLLEILEMKYWSSNGASRTVEFCIDFRIRRGQTATGRGNSRRRN